A single Parabacteroides timonensis DNA region contains:
- a CDS encoding SusC/RagA family TonB-linked outer membrane protein: MKKRFTITMLFFFASISIVLAQTVKVTGTVTSGDDGEPIIGATILVKGTSIGTITDLDGNFSLDVPEKNKILQVSYVGMTMQEIAVKPHVTVVLQSDVKHLEEVVVTAMGLNREKKSLGYAIQEVKADELTKAGGANLTSSLTGKVAGVQINQFGGTVGASSRISVRGNSSLANDQQPLIVVDGIPISNDTQRTGDNYYKGVDYGSGLNDINPEDIESISVLKGGSAALYGMRAGNGVILITTKSGKSGNGVSVSYDMNVTMDFAANLPKLQNSYGQGHDGDEYHWKNGPYSNLSYQDYATRYGFDYSKNVNTDYDESWGPRLDAGLKISQYDSNGEYTDWVSHPNNVKDFFQTGLSMNHMISVQAKGEKVTTRASLSYRDQKGTVPNTDQKKYSGQVNTDMKLNKYISFNLSASYTRTQSDNLIGQGYGSNNPINSLVAWTGRQINMQTLKDNWDQRDANGDYTYYNWIDAYHMNPYFTVNVNTNSLQRDRIFGKSSLFYQPFDWLKFEGRIGMDYYNMQTFERHYIDRGDWPDGAFYQQATKNTELNADFLATINKTFGDFNLSGVIGANYRDLSWETSKIGADALTVRGVYTMANTKGTAVATMDHSHIRSNSVYANASVGWRSQLYLDASARNDWSSTIHDSFFYPSVSLSWIPTASFENLQNDILTFWKLRGGIAQIGSATSAYRNSYYYYAESSSYNGVSQMYKSYTYPNYDLKPESITTWEVGTEVGLFDDRLHFDLAYYQKRTKDQILSVSTSNVVGFSSMLVNAGRIDNKGIELQVRGDIFRSKDDGFNWSTTLNFAKDRSKVVELYNDPETGKPLLESYGMGWTWGIDTQARVGEKWGALVGEGYARVSEEDVTAGNATADQIGAIKLYANGTPQKDASKVIGNVTPDFLMGWRHDFTYKNFGFGFLLDLRIGGDIWSQSMNHSYQTGVAAVTAENGIRERAIVAGKDVMTNERFVIPDASGKYMENNFETDAYTWFNSNGCAETYVFDGSFLKLREAYISYDVPKSFLKKTRYFSRATVSLIGTNLALLWVHSSNTLRLDPETGGVSSDSRGVGFEQASTPNSRSIGFKLGLTF, translated from the coding sequence ATGAAGAAGCGATTTACAATTACTATGCTATTCTTCTTTGCTAGTATAAGCATAGTGCTGGCCCAGACAGTAAAGGTAACCGGAACGGTGACCTCGGGCGATGACGGAGAACCGATTATCGGTGCTACTATCCTGGTAAAAGGAACAAGTATCGGAACTATCACCGATCTGGACGGAAATTTCTCCCTCGATGTTCCTGAGAAAAACAAAATCTTGCAAGTCTCCTATGTCGGCATGACAATGCAGGAGATCGCTGTAAAACCTCACGTAACGGTTGTTCTTCAATCGGATGTGAAACACCTTGAAGAAGTTGTCGTAACGGCAATGGGGTTGAACCGTGAAAAAAAATCACTGGGTTATGCTATTCAAGAAGTGAAAGCGGACGAACTGACGAAGGCCGGTGGTGCCAACCTGACCAGTTCGTTGACCGGTAAGGTGGCCGGTGTACAGATCAACCAGTTCGGTGGTACGGTGGGAGCCTCTTCGCGTATCTCTGTGCGTGGAAACTCTTCGTTGGCTAACGACCAGCAGCCGCTTATCGTTGTGGACGGTATTCCTATTTCCAACGATACGCAACGTACGGGCGATAACTATTATAAAGGGGTCGACTACGGGTCGGGGCTGAATGATATTAACCCGGAAGATATAGAGTCTATTTCCGTATTGAAAGGAGGTTCGGCTGCCCTGTACGGTATGCGTGCCGGTAACGGGGTTATCCTGATTACGACCAAATCCGGCAAAAGCGGCAATGGTGTGTCTGTTTCTTATGATATGAACGTGACAATGGACTTTGCTGCCAACCTGCCTAAGTTGCAAAATTCTTATGGCCAGGGACATGACGGTGATGAATACCACTGGAAAAACGGCCCGTATTCTAACCTGAGTTATCAGGACTATGCAACTCGATATGGTTTTGACTATTCAAAAAACGTAAATACAGATTATGATGAATCATGGGGGCCTCGTTTGGATGCAGGGCTGAAAATTAGCCAGTACGACAGTAACGGGGAATATACCGATTGGGTATCCCACCCTAACAATGTAAAAGATTTTTTCCAGACTGGCCTTTCTATGAACCACATGATTTCTGTACAAGCAAAAGGCGAAAAAGTAACTACACGCGCCTCCCTTTCTTATCGCGACCAAAAAGGAACTGTGCCCAATACCGACCAGAAGAAATATTCCGGCCAGGTAAATACGGATATGAAGTTGAATAAATATATCTCCTTTAACCTTTCTGCCAGTTATACCCGCACACAGAGTGATAACCTGATCGGACAGGGATACGGTAGTAATAACCCGATCAACTCGCTGGTAGCATGGACCGGTCGCCAGATCAACATGCAAACCTTGAAAGATAATTGGGATCAACGGGATGCCAATGGCGATTATACTTATTACAACTGGATTGATGCCTACCATATGAACCCGTATTTTACTGTGAATGTAAATACGAACAGTCTCCAGCGTGACCGTATCTTCGGTAAGTCTTCATTGTTTTATCAACCATTCGACTGGTTGAAGTTTGAAGGACGTATCGGTATGGATTACTATAATATGCAGACATTCGAACGTCATTATATCGACCGTGGCGACTGGCCTGACGGTGCATTCTACCAGCAGGCCACTAAGAACACAGAGTTGAATGCAGACTTTCTTGCAACGATAAACAAGACATTCGGCGATTTTAATCTGAGTGGTGTAATAGGGGCCAATTATCGCGATCTTAGTTGGGAGACTAGCAAAATCGGTGCGGACGCATTAACCGTGCGCGGTGTTTATACAATGGCTAATACGAAAGGTACTGCCGTTGCTACAATGGATCATAGCCATATCCGTTCGAACTCTGTCTATGCGAATGCTTCAGTGGGATGGAGGAGCCAGTTATATCTGGATGCCAGTGCGCGTAATGACTGGAGTTCTACCATACACGATTCTTTCTTCTATCCTTCGGTAAGTTTGAGTTGGATCCCGACTGCATCTTTCGAAAACCTGCAAAATGATATTCTTACATTCTGGAAACTGCGCGGAGGTATTGCACAGATCGGTTCGGCTACGTCTGCTTATCGTAATAGTTACTACTATTATGCTGAATCATCTTCTTACAATGGCGTGTCACAGATGTATAAGAGTTACACATATCCTAATTACGACCTGAAACCGGAAAGTATTACGACCTGGGAAGTAGGTACCGAAGTCGGCTTGTTCGATGATCGTTTGCATTTCGACTTGGCTTACTATCAGAAACGGACCAAAGACCAGATCCTGTCGGTTTCAACTTCCAATGTAGTCGGATTTTCTTCTATGCTGGTAAATGCCGGACGAATAGATAATAAAGGTATCGAACTCCAGGTAAGAGGGGATATTTTCCGCAGTAAAGATGATGGCTTTAACTGGTCGACCACATTGAATTTTGCAAAAGACAGAAGCAAGGTCGTGGAACTTTACAATGACCCGGAAACTGGTAAGCCTTTACTTGAATCTTATGGTATGGGTTGGACATGGGGTATCGATACACAGGCACGTGTCGGCGAAAAATGGGGAGCCCTGGTGGGTGAAGGATATGCCCGCGTAAGCGAAGAGGATGTTACTGCCGGTAACGCTACTGCCGACCAGATCGGTGCGATCAAATTATATGCAAACGGAACTCCGCAGAAAGATGCTTCGAAAGTAATTGGGAATGTTACGCCCGACTTCTTGATGGGATGGCGTCATGACTTCACCTACAAGAATTTCGGTTTCGGCTTCCTGCTTGATTTACGTATCGGTGGTGATATCTGGTCACAAAGTATGAATCACTCTTATCAAACTGGTGTAGCCGCTGTGACAGCCGAGAACGGTATTCGTGAACGGGCTATCGTCGCTGGTAAAGATGTAATGACGAACGAACGTTTCGTTATACCTGATGCAAGTGGCAAATATATGGAAAACAATTTTGAAACCGATGCATATACCTGGTTCAATTCGAACGGTTGTGCTGAAACGTATGTGTTCGACGGTTCTTTCCTGAAATTACGCGAAGCATATATCTCTTATGACGTGCCTAAATCGTTCCTGAAGAAAACCAGATATTTCAGCCGTGCAACGGTTTCCCTGATCGGGACAAATCTGGCTTTGCTGTGGGTACATTCTTCCAATACATTGCGTCTTGATCCGGAAACGGGTGGTGTGTCCAGTGATAGCCGTGGTGTAGGTTTCGAACAGGCCTCTACTCCGAATTCACGTAGTATAGGTTTTAAATTAGGTCTGACATTTTAA
- a CDS encoding SusD/RagB family nutrient-binding outer membrane lipoprotein, which produces MKNKYKIWALSVAMIATGCTSSFDEINTDPDAYTKVPFTNVLGNMIRKTADQYGGDLDIAQWAGYVSEIKYLNDYSGYIPSNNTYGNRWYQSYYGHVQLQDILDQTEEAQEENKNMRNVCITLQNYLMFMCTDCFGDIPYSEAFKGAPEAGSVLKTPYDAQSEIYPQILANLKTAADSWATGLGSDDLGEGDFLFKKDVTKWQKFCNSLRLRVAMRISGVYPESQAVVEEIFGNPTAYPYITECADNAYFWWQGSGDYFERYYNNFRTRDDDGMSEIFIDHLKMKEDPRIATFAKPAKSDGEYRGFENGAKNDPVSVDAISRMGAKYREDPAGFSPFYRACENYFIMAEAALKGWKVPMTAADAYEKAVRLSMEDNDIDTAAADAYLAGKGKWDGSYECLYFEWWVALFKQNIEAWSLYRRTGYPTYIHTAVAADGVTPQYPGARSAYKGIHNDVPFRFPYPQNQYLYNEANVTTAATGIQDYVWGKQMWWDTRTGVN; this is translated from the coding sequence ATGAAGAATAAATATAAAATATGGGCACTCTCGGTTGCGATGATTGCCACAGGATGTACAAGTTCGTTTGATGAAATCAATACCGACCCGGATGCTTACACCAAAGTGCCGTTCACTAATGTGCTGGGGAACATGATTCGCAAGACGGCGGATCAGTATGGAGGTGATCTGGATATAGCCCAGTGGGCCGGTTATGTTTCTGAAATAAAATATTTGAACGATTATAGCGGTTATATTCCTTCCAACAATACGTACGGTAACCGCTGGTACCAATCGTATTATGGGCATGTACAGTTGCAGGATATCCTGGATCAGACAGAAGAGGCCCAGGAAGAAAATAAGAACATGCGCAATGTGTGTATTACATTACAAAACTACCTGATGTTTATGTGTACCGATTGTTTTGGCGATATTCCTTATTCGGAGGCATTCAAAGGTGCTCCGGAGGCCGGAAGCGTACTGAAGACTCCTTATGATGCACAGTCGGAAATTTATCCGCAGATATTGGCAAACCTGAAAACGGCCGCCGATAGTTGGGCTACCGGATTGGGTTCCGACGATCTGGGGGAGGGTGACTTTCTATTTAAAAAGGATGTAACCAAATGGCAGAAGTTCTGTAATTCATTGCGTTTGCGTGTAGCAATGCGTATTTCAGGGGTATATCCTGAATCGCAAGCTGTTGTTGAAGAAATATTCGGTAATCCGACAGCCTATCCTTATATTACGGAATGTGCAGATAATGCTTATTTCTGGTGGCAGGGTTCAGGTGATTATTTTGAACGTTATTACAATAACTTCCGTACACGTGATGACGATGGTATGTCGGAAATTTTTATCGACCATCTGAAGATGAAGGAAGACCCTCGTATTGCTACATTTGCGAAGCCGGCAAAATCTGACGGTGAATACCGTGGTTTTGAAAATGGTGCGAAAAACGATCCAGTATCGGTGGATGCTATCTCCCGTATGGGGGCTAAGTATCGTGAAGATCCGGCAGGTTTCTCTCCGTTCTACCGTGCTTGTGAAAACTATTTCATCATGGCTGAAGCTGCATTAAAAGGTTGGAAAGTCCCGATGACTGCTGCCGATGCTTATGAAAAGGCTGTTCGTCTTTCTATGGAAGATAACGATATCGATACTGCTGCTGCCGATGCTTATCTGGCAGGAAAAGGAAAATGGGACGGTTCGTACGAATGTCTGTATTTCGAATGGTGGGTAGCTTTGTTCAAGCAGAATATCGAAGCCTGGTCACTGTATCGCCGTACAGGCTATCCGACCTATATCCATACAGCGGTGGCTGCGGATGGCGTTACGCCTCAGTATCCGGGTGCACGTTCTGCTTATAAAGGGATTCACAATGATGTGCCTTTCCGGTTCCCGTATCCGCAGAACCAGTATCTGTATAACGAAGCGAATGTAACTACTGCTGCAACAGGTATCCAGGATTATGTCTGGGGTAAACAGATGTGGTGGGATACCCGCACCGGCGTCAACTGA
- a CDS encoding MFS transporter, protein MKRNILALYIIKLSKWFTLVMPIIVLFYEDHGLGLQDVFILKSVYSIAAVALEIPSGYLADVWGRRKCLILGCILFFFGYLCYSFTSTFAAFVIAEILLGTGQTLVNGADSALLYDTTVQYKKENLYLRYEGRITMIGNFAEAIAGIFGGLLAAYSLRYPFYAQAVIAFSGIPAAFALQELKIKSKIQSPVSEIVRIIKYSLITNRQLCYNIMFSGIIGAATLTMAWFVQPYLMYMKTPTSWFGVIWTVLNLTVGIAALYSDRVDSYFGPKKMGILILFFVVGGYIALAFNLTYAGLFILFIFYIFRGFATPILKGYINQMTFSEMRATVLSIRNFIIRLMFAAIAPFIGWLNDMYSLRIALLASAAIILVPGALFLYLQLKYTEKPVDSK, encoded by the coding sequence ATGAAACGGAATATACTTGCACTCTACATTATTAAGTTATCCAAATGGTTTACCCTGGTCATGCCGATCATCGTGCTCTTCTATGAAGACCATGGGCTGGGGTTGCAGGATGTCTTTATCCTGAAAAGTGTTTATTCCATAGCCGCCGTAGCGCTGGAGATACCTTCGGGCTATCTGGCAGACGTTTGGGGACGTCGCAAATGTCTGATATTGGGATGTATCCTTTTCTTCTTCGGTTATTTGTGCTATTCCTTCACCTCCACCTTTGCTGCTTTCGTCATTGCGGAAATCCTGCTGGGAACGGGGCAGACGCTTGTCAACGGGGCCGACTCCGCCCTACTGTACGACACGACCGTCCAGTACAAAAAAGAAAATCTTTACCTGCGTTATGAAGGGCGTATCACCATGATCGGCAATTTTGCCGAAGCCATTGCCGGAATCTTCGGCGGACTATTGGCTGCCTATTCCCTCCGTTATCCCTTCTACGCACAGGCTGTGATCGCTTTCAGTGGTATCCCTGCCGCCTTTGCCCTGCAGGAGTTGAAGATAAAAAGCAAAATACAAAGCCCGGTAAGCGAGATTGTGCGGATCATCAAATATTCGCTTATCACCAACCGCCAGTTATGCTATAACATCATGTTTTCGGGAATAATCGGAGCTGCCACCTTGACAATGGCCTGGTTCGTACAACCCTACCTGATGTATATGAAAACACCTACCTCCTGGTTCGGAGTGATCTGGACGGTACTTAACCTGACCGTCGGTATCGCCGCCCTTTACTCGGATCGGGTAGACAGTTATTTCGGCCCTAAAAAGATGGGGATACTGATCTTGTTCTTTGTCGTAGGGGGCTATATTGCGTTGGCCTTCAACCTGACCTATGCCGGCTTGTTCATCCTCTTTATATTCTATATCTTCAGGGGATTCGCCACACCTATATTAAAAGGATATATCAACCAGATGACTTTCTCGGAGATGCGTGCCACCGTCCTCTCCATCCGCAACTTCATCATCCGCCTGATGTTTGCTGCCATCGCTCCGTTCATCGGCTGGTTGAACGATATGTATTCACTCCGGATCGCTTTACTGGCATCGGCTGCGATTATCCTGGTTCCGGGAGCCTTGTTCCTCTATTTACAGTTGAAATATACAGAGAAACCGGTCGATAGTAAATAA
- a CDS encoding phenylacetate--CoA ligase family protein — MIWNETIECMDREEMRKLQSIRLKRVVEHVYHNTPFYRRKMQEMGITPDDIQSIEDISKLPFTVKQDLRDNYPFGLMAVPMSEIVRLHASSGTTGKPIVVGYTRKDLSIWSEVVARCLTAYGITKDDSVQVSYGYGLFTGGLGAHGGVENIGGTVIPMSSGNTQKQIQLMHDFGAKGLACTPSYALYLAETIHSSGIPLEEFQLRVGAFGAEPWTENMRKELEQKLNIKAYDIYGLTEICGPGVGGECQCQNGTHLWEDHFFPEIVDPVTLQPVAPGEQGELVFTTLTKEGMPMIRYRTRDLTHLIYEKCECGRTAVRMGRILGRSDDMMIIRGVNVFPSQVESVLLEMPEFEPHYLIVVDRVNNTDTFQIQVEVRPDYYSDEMNKMIALKKKIAARMQSVIGIQPDIKIVEPRSLERSQGKAKHVIDNRKLV; from the coding sequence ATGATTTGGAATGAGACTATTGAATGTATGGACCGCGAAGAAATGCGGAAATTACAGAGTATCCGGTTGAAACGGGTTGTTGAACACGTTTACCATAACACCCCTTTCTATCGCAGGAAAATGCAGGAAATGGGTATTACCCCGGATGATATTCAATCGATTGAGGATATATCCAAGCTGCCGTTCACGGTAAAGCAGGATTTAAGAGATAATTACCCTTTCGGACTGATGGCTGTGCCGATGTCTGAAATTGTTCGTTTACATGCCTCTTCGGGTACGACAGGAAAACCGATCGTGGTTGGATATACCCGTAAGGATTTGTCTATCTGGTCGGAAGTGGTGGCACGCTGCCTGACGGCCTATGGCATTACAAAAGACGACTCTGTGCAGGTTTCCTACGGCTACGGTTTGTTTACCGGTGGACTGGGGGCTCACGGGGGAGTTGAAAATATCGGTGGAACCGTTATTCCGATGAGTAGCGGTAACACGCAGAAACAGATACAACTGATGCACGACTTCGGAGCAAAAGGGTTGGCTTGTACGCCTTCTTACGCCTTGTATCTGGCGGAAACGATCCACAGTTCCGGTATTCCTCTGGAAGAGTTCCAGTTGAGGGTAGGAGCTTTCGGAGCGGAACCCTGGACGGAAAATATGCGTAAGGAACTGGAACAAAAGCTGAACATCAAAGCATACGATATCTATGGCCTGACAGAAATCTGCGGCCCGGGTGTAGGAGGCGAATGCCAGTGCCAGAACGGTACGCACCTTTGGGAAGACCATTTCTTCCCTGAAATCGTCGATCCGGTGACTTTGCAGCCGGTAGCTCCGGGCGAACAGGGCGAACTGGTGTTTACAACACTGACCAAGGAAGGTATGCCGATGATCCGTTACCGTACGCGCGACCTGACACACTTGATCTATGAAAAGTGCGAATGCGGGCGTACCGCTGTACGTATGGGTCGTATCCTCGGACGTAGTGACGATATGATGATTATCCGTGGTGTAAACGTATTCCCGTCACAGGTAGAGTCTGTATTGCTGGAAATGCCGGAATTCGAACCGCATTACCTGATCGTGGTGGATCGTGTGAACAATACCGATACCTTCCAGATTCAGGTGGAAGTACGCCCGGATTACTATTCGGACGAAATGAACAAGATGATCGCGCTGAAGAAGAAGATCGCCGCCCGTATGCAGAGCGTAATCGGTATTCAGCCTGATATAAAGATTGTGGAACCGCGTAGCCTCGAACGCAGTCAGGGTAAGGCTAAACACGTGATCGACAATCGTAAGTTAGTTTAA
- a CDS encoding amino acid-binding protein, with protein MLIKQLSIFLENKKGRFTEVAKILGEAGVNMSAFTVAENSDFGILRLIVSDTEKAIQVLREKLYAVSVADVVCLHCPNQPGALAKAMEIITSAGIFVEYMYAFSQGEAANVIIRPDNVEKCAEVLKANKLELIAASDLYKL; from the coding sequence ATGTTAATTAAACAGTTATCTATCTTTCTTGAGAACAAGAAAGGCCGTTTTACGGAAGTGGCAAAGATTTTGGGTGAAGCGGGAGTGAACATGTCGGCCTTTACGGTGGCAGAGAATTCTGATTTCGGTATCCTGCGTCTGATCGTATCGGATACGGAAAAAGCAATTCAGGTACTTCGCGAAAAATTATATGCGGTGAGTGTGGCGGATGTGGTGTGCCTGCATTGCCCCAATCAACCGGGTGCACTGGCAAAGGCAATGGAAATCATTACCTCGGCTGGCATTTTTGTCGAATATATGTATGCATTCTCACAGGGAGAGGCGGCTAATGTGATCATCCGTCCCGACAATGTGGAGAAGTGTGCGGAGGTTCTGAAAGCCAATAAACTGGAGCTTATTGCTGCCAGCGATTTATATAAGTTGTAA
- a CDS encoding outer membrane protein assembly factor BamD has product MKKVVFLLMMITVLLSSCGEYNKILKSTDYELKYSYAKKYFNAKQYNKSATLLDELVTIFKGTAYAEESLYLLAQSYYGQKDYQTASQYFNTYYTTYPKGEYTELSRYYSGYGLYLDSPDPRLDQTQTYEAINQLQLYLEYYPQSERAAEAQKIMFELQEKLAYKELLAVRLYFNLGTYMRDNNYLSAVITAENALKNYPYSKYREEFMFYILRAKYEQAIASVEEKLQGRYREVVDEYYTYMNEYPEGKYVKQAQKFYDYASKRITDVY; this is encoded by the coding sequence ATGAAAAAGGTTGTATTTTTATTGATGATGATTACGGTCTTGTTATCCTCCTGTGGAGAATATAACAAGATATTGAAAAGTACGGACTATGAACTGAAGTATTCGTATGCAAAGAAGTATTTCAATGCAAAGCAATACAACAAGTCTGCTACCTTGCTGGATGAACTGGTTACAATCTTTAAAGGAACTGCTTATGCCGAAGAATCCCTGTACCTGCTGGCCCAAAGCTATTACGGACAGAAAGATTACCAGACGGCTTCGCAATACTTTAATACGTATTATACTACCTACCCGAAAGGCGAATACACGGAGTTGTCTCGCTACTATTCGGGATATGGTTTGTATCTGGACTCACCCGATCCGCGGTTAGACCAGACACAGACGTATGAAGCTATCAACCAGTTGCAGCTCTATCTGGAGTATTATCCGCAGAGCGAACGTGCAGCCGAAGCCCAGAAGATCATGTTCGAATTGCAGGAGAAGTTGGCTTACAAGGAACTGTTGGCTGTAAGGCTGTATTTTAACCTGGGTACTTACATGCGCGACAATAACTATTTGTCTGCCGTGATTACCGCTGAGAATGCATTGAAGAACTATCCTTACTCGAAATACCGGGAAGAGTTTATGTTCTACATATTGCGTGCGAAGTATGAGCAGGCTATTGCCAGTGTGGAAGAAAAGTTGCAAGGTCGTTATCGTGAGGTAGTAGACGAATACTACACCTACATGAACGAATATCCGGAAGGCAAATACGTAAAACAGGCACAGAAGTTCTACGATTATGCCAGCAAGAGAATAACAGATGTGTATTAA
- a CDS encoding DNA-directed RNA polymerase subunit omega has product MDYRKSNAPSNTVTRDMMKLSADTGNVYETVMIIGKRANQIGVEMKQDLEKKLQEFASYNDNLEEVFENREQIEISRYYEKLPKPTLIAAQEYEEGKVYYKNPAKEKNNF; this is encoded by the coding sequence ATGGATTACAGAAAGTCTAACGCCCCTTCGAATACGGTTACCCGTGACATGATGAAGTTATCGGCTGACACGGGAAATGTGTATGAAACAGTAATGATCATTGGTAAACGGGCTAACCAGATTGGTGTTGAAATGAAGCAGGACCTGGAAAAGAAACTTCAGGAATTTGCTTCTTATAACGATAACCTGGAAGAAGTTTTCGAAAACAGAGAGCAGATCGAGATCTCCCGTTATTATGAAAAACTTCCGAAGCCGACGCTGATCGCTGCTCAGGAGTATGAAGAAGGTAAGGTTTATTATAAAAACCCTGCTAAGGAGAAGAATAACTTTTAA
- a CDS encoding DUF4293 domain-containing protein, which produces MLQRIQTVYLLIIVALMVATLFLPLAMFQAGDQFYSFDATGISTIAAQPELIYPTWGLFALTAVISILSLITIFLFKKRILQIRLCIFNAILMLGFYGLFAFFVWILKDQLNDAALSVKIALSFPLICLILDYLAIRNIGADEALVRSLDRLR; this is translated from the coding sequence ATGTTACAGAGAATACAAACAGTTTACTTGCTAATTATCGTGGCCTTGATGGTCGCAACATTGTTTTTACCGCTGGCTATGTTTCAGGCCGGCGATCAGTTTTATTCTTTCGATGCGACAGGTATCAGTACGATCGCTGCACAACCGGAACTGATTTATCCTACCTGGGGTCTTTTTGCCCTGACAGCCGTGATCTCTATCCTGTCCCTGATAACTATCTTTTTATTTAAGAAGAGAATCCTGCAGATTCGCCTTTGTATCTTCAATGCTATACTGATGCTGGGTTTCTATGGCCTGTTCGCTTTTTTCGTATGGATACTGAAAGATCAGTTGAACGACGCTGCACTGAGTGTAAAGATCGCTCTCTCTTTCCCTCTGATCTGTCTGATCCTCGATTATCTGGCAATCCGTAATATCGGTGCCGATGAAGCACTGGTTCGTTCGCTCGACCGGTTGAGATAA